Proteins from a single region of Ziziphus jujuba cultivar Dongzao chromosome 1, ASM3175591v1:
- the LOC107434465 gene encoding uncharacterized protein LOC107434465 — translation MKKSPVYPKCETNDDYDPHADFNQFLQQAKHYARESNLHNPPAHQEEEEEAGKTRRLNEEKMKKKKKKKKQWKKIFLPWWKMGGEKGKPRMELSSANKSNVCDIGRSRGYVSGPIVDSSGNKATDGRHRRPTSGPLASLFNPTRKAEKDIPYMCLNQLASPRGGQSYGPVYTV, via the exons atgaagaagtctCCGGTATATCCAAAATGTGAGACAAATGATGATTATGATCCTCATGCGGATTTCAATCAG TTCTTGCAACAAGCAAAACACTATGCAAGAGAATCAAATCTCCATAACCCACCAGCCcatcaagaagaagaagaagaagctggaAAGACTAGAAGACTGAACGaagagaagatgaagaagaagaagaagaagaagaaacaatgGAAGAAAATCTTTTTACCATGGTGGAAAATGGGTGGGGAAAAGGGCAAGCCTCGCATGGAATTGTCATCAGCAAACAAATCTAATGTTTGTGATATTGGAAGAAGCAGGGGTTATGTATCTGGTCCAATAGTTGATAGCAGTGGAAATAAGGCTACCGATGGGAGGCATCGACGGCCAACATCTGGGCCTCTTGCTAGTCTTTTCAACCCCACAAGGAAAGCAGAGAAAGATATACCCTATATGTGCCTTAACCAGCTTGCCAGCCCTCGTGGTGGTCAGTCTTATGGCCCTGTTTATACGGTGTAG
- the LOC107434284 gene encoding ubiquitin-conjugating enzyme E2 34 encodes MAEKSCVKRLQKEYRALCKEPVSHVVARPSPNDILEWHYVLEGSEGTPFAGGYYYGKIKFPPEYPYKPPGISMTTPNGRFMTQKKICLSMSDFHPESWNPMWSVSSILTGLLSFMMDNSPTTGSVNTTTAEKQRLAKASLAFNCKNATFRKMFPEYVERYNQQQQQLSAQIIPEQAPPEPSQVENKPLLENIVNPAGDNVRVDAPGDRRKDRKQSFPTWMMLLLVSIFGIVMALPLLQL; translated from the exons ATGGCTGAGAAATCATGTGTCAAGCGCCTTCAGAAAGAATATAGAGCCCTGTGTAAA GAGCCAGTTTCTCATGTTGTGGCCCGTCCTTCCCCAAATGACATTCTTGAGTGGC ATTATGTGCTCGAGGGAAGTGAAGGAACTCCTTTTGCAG GTGGTTATTACTATGGGAAGATCAAGTTTCCTCCAGAGTACCCGTACAAACCTCCCGGAATCAG CATGACTACTCCCAATGGACGGTTCATGACACAGAAGAAAATATGTTTATCTATGAGCGATT TTCATCCTGAAAGTTGGAATCCAATGTGGTCTGTATCAAG CATACTAACAGGGCTTCTTTCATTCATG ATGGACAACAGTCCTACCACTGGCAGCGTGAATACTACTACTGCTGAGAAGCAACGTTTGGCAAAAGCATCTCTTGCTTTCAATTGCAAGAA TGCAACATTCCGGAAAATGTTTCCGGAGTATGTGGAGAGGTATaaccagcagcagcagcagctttCAGCACAGATAATTCCAGAACAGGCACCACCAGAGCCATCTCAGGTAGAAAATAAGCCGTTGTTGGAAAACATTGTCAATCCTGCGGGAGACAATGTGAGAGTAGATGCACCAGGGGACAGGAGAAAAGACAGAAAGCAATCTTTCCCAACCTGGATGATGTTACTGCTGGTTTCAATCTTTGGCATAGTAATGGCACTGCCTTTACTACAACTTTAA